The following are encoded in a window of Centroberyx gerrardi isolate f3 chromosome 1, fCenGer3.hap1.cur.20231027, whole genome shotgun sequence genomic DNA:
- the LOC139930070 gene encoding G2/M phase-specific E3 ubiquitin-protein ligase, whose protein sequence is MRSDAPPPTQQVQTPRFHARRFSNWSGLRAKRRQKPSYHRDITFFKDVILLCSPRDNKIPKQQMKTKLHEKGHILSALELDKTWDHTTLLLKLREAFDGKIPLGASLEMLMPCGNKLVTPTLGKGQQLDASMVHKIFRRATLYLRPSVALQPEGSDSSTEEDEWVEEEDMFVPATAIAQASCSTQQEVQTFSSQPSTSDQTPSQWQNDYGTYINLINETSDEDNEDDLYSAIIASIEDTTRPKEHIPISQILSELSDKIDNLQVCKFNINRSAVLDGAIRGFRRLSYDPNKKMSIKFSDDRGTTEEAVDLGGPRREFLHLLMEALAESDMFEGPEGHLNLALISSAVREDRYFIAGRAVAVSLVHGGPPPCFLSRTLFACIAEGPDACRPVLEDITDMELYSKLKQVSEAKTLEELQQFTEPLTDYLANAGCLRHLTSLVDKDQLLEDVLMFQVVQRVRGPLERFSDGLKTLGVLQKIKHHPEAFRPVLCYSPGTLTAEIMDDLFDIRWSEMGSNNRANENRVVAYWRDYLQDAEEEEGPAKLGDILSFATGCHVVPPIGFSPKPSLEFQRGRYPIANTCVNCLRIPLHQSYEDFKSNMDFAIQNTQQILNILIDISW, encoded by the exons ATGAGGAGCGACGCCCCCCCGCCCACTCAACAAGTGCAGACACCTCGCTTCCACGCCAGGCGATTCAGCAACTGGAGCGGGTTGAGAGCGAAGAGAAG ACAAAAACCATCGTACCACCGTGACATTACGTTTTTTAAGGACGTAATACTGCTCTGCAGCCCCCGCGACAATAAAATCCCAAAGCAACAAATGAAGACAAAGTTACATGAAAAGGGCCACATACTGAGTGCGCTAGAACTGGATAAAACATGGGACCACACGACCCTGCTGCTCAAACTGCGTGAGGCGTTTGATGGGAAGATTCCTTTAGGAGCGAG TTTGGAGATGCTTATGCCGTGTGGGAACAAACTGGTTACACCCACACTTGGCAAAGGTCAGCAGTTAGATGCTTCTATGGTGCACAAGATCTTCAGAAGAGCTACGCTGTATTTGAGGCCGTCAGTAGCCCTTCAG cctgAAGGCTCTGATTCAAGCACAGAGGAGGATGAgtgggtggaagaggaggacatgTTTGTCCCAGCCACTGCAATTGCCCAGGCTTCATGCAGCACCCAACAGGAAGTCCAAACGTTCTCATCACAGCCCTCCACAAGTGACCAGACCCCAAGTCAATGGCAAAACGATTATGGAACGTACATCAACCTCATAAATGAGACATCAGATGAAGATAATGAAGATGACCTGTACAGTGCCATCATTGCCAGTATTGAGGATACGAC GCGGCCAAAAGAACACATCCCCATTAGTCAAATTCTGAGTGAACTCAGTGACAAAATTGATAACCTGCAAGTGtgcaagttcaacatcaaccgtTCTGCAGTCCTCGATGGAGCAATAAGGGGTTTCAGACGGCTCTCCTATGACCCAAATAAGAAGATGTCCATAAAGTTTTCCGATGACAGGGGAACCACGGAAGAGGCCGTGGACCTCGGTGGCCCTCGCCGAGAGTTTCTACACCTGCTGATGGAAGCATTGGCAGAGTCAGACATGTTTGAAGGACCAGAGGGACACCTCAACTTGGCTCTCATTTCCTCTG ctGTGCGGGAGGACAGGTATTTCATAGCTGGCAGAGCAGTTGCTGTCAGCCTGGTGCATGGAGGCCCCCCACCATGTTTCCTCTCGAGAACGCTATTTGCCTGCATAGCAGAGGGACCTGATGCATGCAGGCCTGTGCTAGAGGACATCACAGACATGGAACTCTATAGTAAACTAAAACAG GTTTCTGAAGCCAAAAcactggaggagctgcagcagttTACAGAACCACTCACCGACTACCTAGCCAATGCTGGCTGCTTGAGACATCTTACAAGCCTGGTTGACAAGGACCAACTGTTGGAAGATGTCCTGATGTTTCAGGTGGTTCAGCGTGTCCGTGGTCCCTTGGAAAG GTTCAGTGATGGATTGAAAACACTTGGAGTGCtccagaaaataaaacatcatcCCGAAGCCTTTCGTCCTGTCCTGTGCTACAGCCCTGGGACCCTGACTGCTGAAATTATGGATGACCTGTTTGACATAAGATGGTCAGAGATGGGGAGCAATAACAGGGCGAACGAGAACAGGGTGGTTGCCTACTGGAGGGACTATTTGCAGGACGCTGAAG AGGAAGAAGGACCGGCAAAGCTGGGAGACATCCTGTCATTTGCAACAGGATGCCATGTGGTGCCACCCATTGGGTTTTCTCCTAAACCCTCACTGGAATTCCAGAGAGGGAGATACCCGATAGCAAACACATGTGTAAACTGTCTTAGAATACCTCTTCACCAATCCTACGAGGACTTCAAAAGTAACATGGACTTTGCAATCCAAAACACTCAACAAATTCTAAACATTCTTATTGACATTTCTTGGTGA